A region from the Methylocella sp. genome encodes:
- a CDS encoding tyrosine-type recombinase/integrase, whose translation MRHYCLVPRVGADPNGFLFVTEKGAPKRQGTLSLQITEMIEKHVGVHMTAHQFRHFAASVYLEANPEDHQTAQAILHHSSAKTTLIYAGSGSRRASRAYAKHLFGQREKLQLARPGKKAGAKQAIKRVGRREVGGAS comes from the coding sequence ATTCGTCACTACTGCCTAGTGCCGCGCGTCGGCGCCGATCCAAACGGATTTCTGTTCGTCACGGAAAAGGGCGCCCCCAAGCGCCAAGGCACGCTCTCTCTCCAGATCACCGAAATGATCGAGAAGCACGTCGGAGTCCATATGACTGCGCACCAGTTCCGCCACTTCGCCGCGAGCGTCTATCTCGAGGCGAACCCCGAGGACCATCAAACGGCGCAGGCGATTCTTCACCATTCATCGGCCAAAACCACGCTGATCTATGCCGGTTCCGGCAGCCGCCGCGCCAGCCGGGCCTACGCGAAACATCTCTTCGGACAGCGCGAGAAGCTCCAGCTGGCGCGCCCCGGCAAGAAAGCCGGAGCGAAACAGGCGATCAAGCGGGTCGGGCGTCGCGAGGTGGGGGGCGCGTCATGA